In Miscanthus floridulus cultivar M001 chromosome 5, ASM1932011v1, whole genome shotgun sequence, one genomic interval encodes:
- the LOC136453736 gene encoding extradiol ring-cleavage dioxygenase-like, with protein sequence MDTFFISHGSPTLSIDDSLPARHFLKSWVPAGLAGPQPPRAILVVSGHWETDAPTVNVIHGTNDTIYDFYGFPDQMYKLTYPAPGAPDVAKRAKQLLEDAGFGPVAEDRRRGLDHGAWVPLMLMYPEANVPVFQLSVQTARDGAYHYDLGKALAPLREDGVLIFGSGSATHNLRRILRTFAPTSHEPAPRWAAEFDAWLKESLLGGRHEDVKRYQEKAPYAEAAHPRPDHFYPLHVALGAAGEGCEAELIHHSWSNATLSYASYRFATKN encoded by the exons ATGGACACGTTCTTCATCTCCCACGGCTCtcccacgctctccatcgacgaTTCGCTGCCGGCGCGCCACTTCCTCAAGTCGTGGGTGCCCGCCGGTCTCGCCGGGCCGCAGCCGCCGCGCGCCATCCTCGTCGTCTCCGGCCACTGGGAGACCGACGCCCCCACCGTCAACGTCATCCACGGGACCAACGACACCATCTACGACTTCTACGGCTTCCCCGACCAAATGTACAAG CTGACGTACCCTGCGCCGGGCGCGccggacgtggccaagagggcCAAACAGCTCCTCGAGGACGCCGGGTTCGGGCCGGTGGCCGAGGACCGCCGCCGCGGGCTGGACCACGGCGCGTGGGTCCCGCTGATGCTCATGTACCCGGAGGCCAACGTCCCCGTGTTCCAGCTCTCGGTGCAGACGGCGCGGGACGGCGCGTACCACTACGACCTCGGCAAGGCGCTGGCGCCGCTGCGGGAGGACGGCGTGCTCATCTTCGGCTCCGGAAGCGCCACGCACAACCTGCGCCGCATCCTGCGCACGTTCGCCCCGACCAGCCACGAGCCGGCGCCGCGGTGGGCCGCCGAGTTCGACGCGTGGCTCAAGGAGTCCCTCCTCGGCGGCAGGCACGAGGACGTCAAGCGCTATCAGGAGAAGGCGCCGTACGCGGAGGCGGCGCACCCGCGGCCCGACCACTTCTACCCGCTGCACGTCGCGCTCGGCGCCGCTGGAGAAGGGTGCGAGGCGGAGCTCATCCACCATAGCTGGTCCAACGCCACGCTATCGTACGCGTCCTATCGGTTTGCCACCAAAAACTGA
- the LOC136455422 gene encoding uncharacterized protein, with translation MAMREADKEDSEGNINEIKQYRDARWEASIEANEDGVALSDTLNKEQWATYDEIISSVDTEDGGLLFVDGPGGTEKTYLYRALVTTIHSQKKIAVATATSGVATSIMTGGRTAHSCFQIPLTIDNGAFCTFMKQSGTAKLLRASSLIIWDEASMTKRQSVKVLDNSLCDIMDQPQLSFGGKTMVFGGDFRQVLPVARRGSRAQVVGASLHMSYLWDSMRHLKLVHNMRAKCDLWFAEYLLRVGGVSEEVTVDDEIRLPHDICIPHIREDSDLDTLIDYIFPNLNMNMSSKDYITSRAILSMRNNWVDMINMKMIDRFHGKEMLYHSFDCAVDDPHNYYPEEFLNTLTPNGLPPHVLKLKIGCPVILLRNIDPTNELYNGIRLIIWGFQKNTIDMEIVLRQHTGKWVFLPRIPLCPSDDEMFPFQFKRKQFPIRLSFAMTVNKSQG, from the exons ATGGCTATGAGAGAGGCTGACAAGGAGGATAGTGAAGGGAACATTAATGAGATCAAGCAGTACAGAGATGCTAGATGG GAGGCTAGCATTGAGGCTAACGAGGATGGTGTGGCTCTGTCAGACACCCTTAACAAGGAGCAGTGGGCTACATACGATGAGATCATATCCTCAGTTGATACCGAGGATGGGGGTCTCCTCTTTGTGGATGGTCCTGGCGGGACCGAAAAGACTTATCTGTACAGAGCACTTGTCACTACTATACATAGTCAGAAAAAGATTGCTGTGGCAACAGCTACATCTGGTGTCGCAACCTCAATAATGActggtggtagaaccgcccactcGTGCTTTCAGATTCCCCTCACCATTGATAATGGGGCCTTTTGTACCTTCATGAAACAGAGTGGTACTGCCAAGCTGCTTCGAGCATCATCTCTCATTATTTGGGACGAGGCTAGCATGACAAAGAGGCAGTCTGTCAAGGTGTTGGACAACAGTCTCTGTGATATAATGGACCAACCACAGCTGTCGTTCGGTGGGAAGACCATGGTGTTCGGTGGAGATTTCAGACAGGTTCTTCCCGTTGCTCGGAGAGGGTCGAGGGCTCAGGTGGTTGGTGCCTCACTACATATGTCATACCTTTGGGATTCCATGCGACATCTAAAACTGGTGCACAACATGAGGGCAAAGTGCGACCTGTGGTTTGCAGAATATTTGTTGCGCGTCGGTGGAGTATCTGAGGAGGTGACTGTTGATGATGAAATCCGTCTTCCTCATGATATATGCATACCACACATCAGGGAAGATAGTGACCTTGATACTCTAATTGACTACATATTCCCTAACCTCAATATGAATATGTCAAGCAAAGATTATATCACCTCTCGAGCGATCTTATCTATGCGGAACAACTgggttgatatgattaatatgaagATGATAGATCGTTTCCACGGGAAAGAGATGTTGTACCATAGTTTTGACTGTGCGGTGGATGATCCGCATAACTACTACCCTGAGGAATTCCTTAACACTTTGACACCCAATGGTCTacctccacatgtgttgaagctgAAGATTGGTTGTCCGgtcatattgcttaggaacattgacccTACAAACGAACTTTATAATGGTATCAGGCTTATCATATGGGGGTTTCAAAAGAATACCATAGATATGGAAATTGTGTTGCGACAACACACTGGAAAGTGGGTTTTTCTGCCTCGTATACCCTTATGCCCGTCGGACGATGAGATGTTCCCTTTCCAATTTAAGCGAAAGCAGTTCCCTATCCGGCTCAGCTTCGCGATGACCGTTAACAAGTCGCAGGGGTAG